The proteins below come from a single Nitrospirota bacterium genomic window:
- a CDS encoding DUF262 domain-containing protein — translation MGTLVFKPDSRDRHFTIIDGQQRLATFTIILTVLRKLTNEYAPAKYKEIEKRLLIKGNPRFKPSLHDHDAFARLLENAEGLQKVRHKQVKAGYDFFYDGIQNYIENTKGKKRSHFGKFLKTVLTRMVFVEIVLTGDDDAHAIFESINYAGVPLTQADLARNFILSLVRNGKEQQRLNNAYWRPIEDKIEESISGSNVRDRKAEFQKTLRDFLRAFLVVEKRKYISTTDLFRELRSYFCAGHVEDKLKKLFKEAEKYCKFINPKLEDREKLRSQLQRLADLKMTTYYPVLLVLYRSLANEEITSKELEQAMRYIESFVVRRAFNSKVSRDLNQVFAMIAVKLIDKKGKNIAKILRDEKWHGDEHFKTCFVSSPIYTTAPATAKFALESIERYKSADKELQIAKSQIEHVFPQQAEMDDWDSDALSDLKKNLHVMGNLTLTAYNTKLSNHGFKEKKKVYKKSPYWLTKIIAKHDTWTKAEIEKRGVRLLRVAMKIWHGCRV, via the coding sequence ATGGGTACATTGGTTTTTAAGCCCGATTCTCGAGACCGTCATTTTACAATAATTGATGGTCAGCAACGCTTGGCAACATTCACAATTATTTTGACAGTTTTGAGGAAATTGACCAATGAATACGCGCCTGCTAAATATAAAGAAATAGAAAAACGTCTTCTGATAAAAGGAAATCCACGATTTAAGCCATCGCTCCATGATCATGATGCATTTGCTCGTCTTTTAGAAAATGCCGAAGGACTTCAGAAAGTTCGACACAAACAAGTCAAGGCAGGTTATGACTTTTTCTATGACGGAATTCAGAACTATATTGAGAATACGAAAGGAAAGAAACGAAGCCACTTCGGTAAGTTTCTGAAGACAGTATTGACGAGAATGGTATTTGTAGAAATTGTTCTCACTGGTGATGATGATGCTCATGCCATATTCGAATCAATTAACTATGCTGGCGTTCCGTTAACCCAGGCTGATCTTGCTCGGAATTTTATTTTAAGCCTTGTAAGAAATGGTAAGGAACAACAGAGGCTAAATAATGCTTACTGGCGGCCAATAGAGGATAAGATAGAGGAAAGTATATCTGGCAGTAATGTAAGGGATAGAAAAGCTGAATTTCAAAAAACATTGCGGGACTTTCTTCGGGCTTTTCTGGTTGTTGAAAAAAGAAAATATATCAGTACAACTGACCTGTTCAGGGAGTTACGCTCTTACTTTTGTGCTGGTCATGTAGAGGATAAATTAAAAAAGCTTTTCAAGGAAGCCGAGAAATATTGCAAATTTATCAATCCCAAACTTGAGGACAGAGAGAAGCTTCGTTCACAGTTGCAGAGACTTGCAGACCTAAAGATGACAACGTACTATCCAGTCTTGCTGGTTTTATATCGTTCTCTGGCAAATGAAGAGATAACTAGCAAGGAATTAGAACAGGCTATGAGATACATTGAGTCATTCGTTGTTCGCAGAGCGTTTAATAGCAAAGTGTCACGTGATCTAAACCAGGTCTTTGCTATGATTGCAGTTAAACTAATCGACAAGAAGGGTAAAAACATAGCTAAAATCCTGAGAGATGAAAAGTGGCATGGAGATGAGCATTTCAAAACATGCTTTGTCTCATCCCCTATTTACACCACTGCACCTGCAACAGCCAAATTTGCTTTAGAAAGCATAGAAAGATACAAGTCTGCTGATAAAGAATTGCAGATCGCTAAATCTCAGATTGAGCATGTGTTTCCGCAACAGGCAGAAATGGACGATTGGGATTCTGATGCCTTATCGGATTTGAAAAAGAACCTGCATGTTATGGGGAATCTTACGCTCACCGCATATAATACCAAACTGAGTAACCACGGTTTTAAGGAAAAAAAGAAAGTTTACAAAAAAAGTCCTTACTGGCTGACAAAGATTATAGCGAAACACGATACATGGACAAAGGCAGAAATAGAAAAGAGAGGGGTAAGGCTACTTAGAGTGGCGATGAAGATTTGGCATGGGTGTAGGGTTTGA
- a CDS encoding tetratricopeptide repeat protein codes for MARKDPRHTEVYKEIKRLRARLYKAKKELVPAKENNSCNMSQGYIDYLKSQLAWLLLDAGEYEKGFVLYRSMSWKMQGEIKYLGLGRALTGIRHYDEAVKLLKKGLGRFPESSSLLVAMGNVYHQSGDYSVSLKYFEQALAFDPGDKLILFSKANALYGLRLYEDALPVYQNIAEQYPDESLFITQVGYCHLQMGYPEDASGHFKSLLNKGCAGSDDYNGLYWSYYDMGLKDDAIKIAKEGIRKFPKDDPALYCNLGAVYFEQGWLNDARDIVSEGLKKFPKDEGLKELLKTIEDEIDNPDDDDKKPPIKEILIIVALIKKLRNMRIFRPKK; via the coding sequence ATGGCAAGAAAAGACCCAAGGCATACAGAGGTTTATAAGGAGATTAAGAGACTGAGGGCAAGGCTCTATAAGGCAAAAAAGGAACTGGTTCCGGCAAAAGAAAACAACAGTTGCAATATGTCTCAAGGATATATTGATTATCTGAAGAGCCAGCTTGCATGGCTTCTTCTTGATGCAGGCGAATATGAAAAAGGATTTGTCTTATACAGGTCAATGTCATGGAAGATGCAGGGTGAAATAAAATATCTCGGTTTAGGCAGGGCACTTACAGGAATAAGACATTACGATGAAGCAGTTAAGCTGTTAAAGAAGGGTTTAGGGAGATTTCCGGAATCGTCATCCCTTTTGGTTGCAATGGGAAACGTTTATCATCAATCAGGCGATTACTCCGTATCCTTGAAATATTTTGAGCAGGCGCTGGCTTTTGATCCGGGAGATAAGTTGATACTTTTCAGCAAGGCAAATGCCCTCTATGGATTGAGACTTTACGAAGATGCACTCCCGGTATACCAAAACATTGCAGAACAATATCCTGACGAGTCTTTATTCATCACACAGGTTGGGTACTGCCATCTGCAAATGGGCTATCCTGAAGATGCATCAGGACATTTTAAATCTCTGCTTAACAAAGGATGTGCTGGCTCTGATGATTACAATGGACTATACTGGTCCTATTACGACATGGGGTTAAAGGATGATGCCATTAAAATAGCAAAGGAGGGAATCAGAAAATTTCCTAAAGATGATCCTGCCTTATACTGTAATCTCGGCGCTGTTTATTTTGAACAGGGCTGGCTTAATGATGCGAGGGATATTGTTTCAGAGGGTCTCAAGAAATTTCCTAAAGATGAGGGATTAAAAGAGCTTCTTAAAACCATTGAAGATGAGATTGACAACCCCGATGATGACGACAAAAAACCACCAATAAAAGAGATTTTAATCATAGTTGCCCTAATTAAAAAGTTGCGCAATATGAGGATATTTAGACCTAAAAAATGA
- a CDS encoding DUF86 domain-containing protein, which yields MNEVLFRKVEKLKEEVLYLEKNKAIFFRELEISVDIKKITERSVYLCAEIALDIADMVITTKGLPKPATYSDAIYKLGDYNVIQKDFAKKFVYIAGLRNFLAHDYQIDTTKDLKRFLKSGISDIKKFIGYIEKL from the coding sequence ATGAACGAAGTGCTTTTCAGGAAAGTTGAAAAACTCAAAGAAGAGGTACTTTATTTAGAGAAAAACAAGGCAATTTTTTTTAGAGAGTTAGAAATATCTGTTGATATAAAGAAAATAACTGAGCGATCTGTTTATCTCTGTGCTGAGATAGCCCTTGATATAGCTGATATGGTAATTACCACAAAAGGATTGCCAAAACCTGCGACTTACAGCGATGCCATATACAAACTCGGCGATTATAATGTCATTCAAAAAGATTTTGCTAAAAAGTTTGTTTATATTGCCGGACTGAGAAATTTTCTTGCCCATGACTATCAGATAGATACAACCAAAGACCTGAAAAGGTTTTTAAAATCGGGAATAAGCGACATTAAAAAATTTATTGGCTATATAGAGAAATTATGA
- a CDS encoding PD-(D/E)XK nuclease family protein, protein MPIYSNSKLSTYENCPQQYKLRYIDKVELPEGAEEGIEAFLGSRVHDVLEKLYKELILTKLNSLDDLLGCYKNEWDKNWHENVVVIKKGFTKDHYRNAGKEAITNYYKRHQPFNQSKTLATEQLITFKIDNYTIRGFIDRLSQPERGMYEIHDYKTSGSLPSQDKFDNDRQLALYHIGIKEKYPDVKDVQLIWHYLIFDKEFLSTRTDAQLKDLQKEIVSLIKTIEKDTKFEPKESNLCDWCDFHGYCPAKKHEYKVQELPPNKYLKEKGVALVNKYATLKANIKALREHELAIQEQLDLIEDAAITYAKKEGVSRITGSDFALKITEEEVLNFPKSGEEGREELEKHVKKAGIWEEVSGLNLSRLAKILEEDNLDSRIRKQLLKFAEEVEETNVRLVKKKKVEE, encoded by the coding sequence ATGCCTATATATTCAAACAGCAAATTATCTACCTATGAAAACTGCCCGCAGCAGTATAAGCTGAGATATATTGACAAGGTAGAACTTCCCGAAGGTGCGGAAGAAGGGATAGAGGCATTTCTTGGAAGCCGGGTACACGATGTGCTCGAAAAACTATACAAAGAACTGATTCTCACAAAACTGAACAGTCTTGATGATTTGCTCGGCTGCTATAAAAACGAGTGGGACAAGAACTGGCATGAGAATGTGGTTGTTATAAAAAAGGGGTTCACAAAAGACCATTACCGGAATGCCGGCAAAGAAGCTATCACAAATTACTACAAGCGGCATCAGCCCTTTAATCAGTCGAAGACTTTGGCAACAGAGCAGTTGATAACATTCAAGATTGACAACTATACCATCAGGGGCTTTATAGACAGATTAAGCCAGCCGGAAAGAGGCATGTATGAAATCCACGATTACAAGACATCGGGTTCTCTCCCTTCACAGGACAAGTTCGACAACGACCGGCAGCTTGCGCTTTATCACATCGGCATCAAGGAGAAATATCCTGATGTAAAGGATGTTCAACTCATCTGGCATTATCTGATATTCGATAAAGAGTTCTTGTCAACGCGGACAGATGCCCAGTTGAAAGACCTGCAAAAAGAGATCGTCTCGCTTATCAAGACAATAGAGAAAGATACAAAGTTCGAGCCGAAAGAAAGCAACCTCTGCGACTGGTGCGACTTTCATGGATACTGTCCTGCTAAAAAGCATGAATACAAGGTGCAGGAATTACCTCCGAATAAATATTTGAAAGAAAAAGGCGTGGCTCTGGTGAACAAGTATGCAACCCTTAAGGCTAATATCAAGGCTCTGAGAGAGCATGAACTGGCTATTCAGGAACAACTTGATTTAATAGAAGACGCTGCGATTACCTATGCAAAGAAAGAGGGGGTCAGCCGGATAACAGGGAGCGATTTTGCTTTGAAGATAACTGAAGAAGAAGTCTTGAACTTCCCCAAATCAGGGGAAGAAGGCAGGGAAGAGCTTGAAAAGCATGTTAAGAAAGCGGGTATTTGGGAAGAAGTGTCAGGGCTGAATCTCTCACGGCTTGCAAAGATTCTTGAGGAGGATAATCTTGACAGTAGAATTAGAAAGCAGTTATTGAAGTTTGCCGAGGAAGTGGAAGAGACAAATGTGAGGCTTGTAAAGAAGAAGAAAGTGGAAGAATAA
- the glgC gene encoding glucose-1-phosphate adenylyltransferase yields the protein MNKGRKNRQTKDMLALILAGGKGERLHPLTIHRAKPAVPFGGKYRIIDFTLSNCINSGIRKIAVLTQYKSLSLNRHLALGWEHLLNPELDEFIISVPPQQRVDERWYEGTADAVYQNIYFIEKESPAYLLILSGDHIYKMDYSEMFSSHISKGAVGTIAAIEMDREKASSFGVVEVDEESRIIGFKEKPKKPKSMPGSPNQALVSMGVYLFNTQDVLSEVMSDAFRSTAHDFGKNIIPDMIETKKLFAYNFKDENKKEAKYWRDVGAIAGYWEANMEIASVDPMFNLYDKEWPLRTYQPQYPPAKFVFAQERKGGRLGIALDSIVCDGCIISGGRVQDSVLSPNVRVNSWADVRESVLMENVEIGRHCKIKKAIIDKDVCVPEGTVIGYDIEGDRKRFHVSPEGIVVIPKGVEIE from the coding sequence ATGAATAAGGGGAGAAAAAACAGACAAACAAAGGATATGCTTGCCCTTATTCTTGCAGGGGGCAAAGGAGAGAGGCTTCACCCCTTAACTATTCACAGGGCAAAACCAGCGGTTCCGTTCGGAGGAAAATACAGGATAATTGATTTCACATTGAGCAACTGTATCAATTCAGGCATCAGGAAAATAGCGGTGCTTACACAATATAAGTCTCTCTCATTGAACAGGCACCTGGCGCTTGGCTGGGAACATCTGCTCAATCCGGAGCTTGACGAATTTATCATATCTGTCCCGCCTCAGCAGCGTGTCGATGAGAGGTGGTATGAAGGAACAGCGGATGCGGTGTATCAGAATATATATTTTATAGAGAAGGAGTCTCCTGCGTATCTGCTTATCCTCTCGGGAGACCATATATACAAGATGGACTATTCCGAAATGTTCAGTTCCCATATCAGCAAGGGCGCAGTCGGGACGATTGCGGCAATAGAGATGGACAGGGAGAAGGCCTCGTCATTTGGTGTTGTTGAGGTTGATGAAGAATCAAGGATAATAGGATTTAAAGAGAAACCTAAAAAGCCAAAGTCAATGCCGGGGTCTCCAAATCAGGCTCTTGTTTCTATGGGAGTGTATCTGTTTAATACTCAGGATGTATTAAGCGAAGTTATGAGTGATGCGTTTCGTTCAACAGCTCATGATTTCGGGAAAAATATTATACCTGACATGATTGAGACTAAAAAACTTTTTGCCTATAATTTCAAGGATGAGAATAAAAAAGAGGCAAAATACTGGAGAGATGTAGGCGCTATTGCCGGATACTGGGAGGCAAACATGGAGATTGCATCTGTGGATCCGATGTTCAACCTGTATGATAAAGAATGGCCGTTAAGGACGTATCAGCCCCAGTACCCGCCCGCAAAATTTGTTTTTGCGCAGGAGCGTAAAGGCGGCAGGCTTGGCATAGCGTTGGATTCCATTGTGTGCGACGGATGTATCATAAGCGGAGGGCGTGTGCAGGACTCTGTGCTCTCTCCTAATGTGAGGGTTAACAGCTGGGCGGATGTCAGGGAATCGGTGCTCATGGAGAATGTTGAGATAGGAAGGCATTGCAAAATAAAGAAGGCGATAATAGACAAGGACGTCTGTGTGCCGGAAGGAACGGTAATCGGTTATGATATTGAAGGCGACAGAAAAAGATTTCACGTTAGCCCTGAAGGAATAGTCGTGATTCCTAAGGGAGTGGAGATTGAATGA
- a CDS encoding UPF0175 family protein gives MKRTNIMLTDEQHKKLKSYAKRGEGTLGGLVREALDVTYGKDALQHRKSIAIESYKEGLISLGKLSEVLGVDVVSARLYLKKQGIRIMTQKPSEVLQDALNA, from the coding sequence ATGAAAAGGACCAATATAATGCTTACTGATGAGCAGCACAAGAAGCTTAAGTCATATGCGAAGAGGGGAGAGGGCACTCTTGGCGGTCTTGTAAGAGAAGCACTTGATGTTACTTACGGGAAAGATGCTCTTCAGCATAGAAAGTCGATTGCAATTGAATCATATAAAGAGGGGCTGATAAGCCTTGGCAAACTATCTGAAGTGCTGGGCGTTGATGTTGTGAGCGCGAGACTCTATTTGAAGAAGCAGGGGATACGCATCATGACGCAAAAACCATCTGAGGTTTTGCAGGATGCCTTAAATGCCTGA
- the lexA gene encoding repressor LexA — MKYAGWGGLVLRILLTVNYRSPYNGAMTKDLRENRLKARIRDIADFYHKKGRMPSFSEIGDMVGMKSKNAVYKLVNKLEKLKVLERDDKGRLIPVSIAASVKMLGTVEAGFPSSAEEELSDTLSLDDLLVKNPQATFLLKVSGYSMSEAGILPGDMVIVDKGQSPKNGDIVIAEVDGEWTMKYLDKSGDGVTLMPANPKFKPIKPKKELKIAGVVTAVIRKYR, encoded by the coding sequence GTGAAATACGCAGGATGGGGCGGTTTGGTTTTAAGAATTCTCTTGACAGTGAACTATCGTTCACCATATAATGGAGCCATGACAAAAGACTTAAGAGAAAACAGGCTGAAGGCCAGAATCAGGGATATAGCAGATTTCTATCATAAAAAAGGCAGGATGCCGAGTTTTTCTGAAATAGGAGACATGGTTGGGATGAAGTCCAAGAATGCTGTTTATAAGCTGGTCAATAAGCTTGAAAAACTCAAGGTTTTGGAAAGGGATGACAAAGGCAGGCTCATACCAGTTTCTATAGCGGCTTCCGTAAAGATGCTCGGCACTGTTGAAGCAGGTTTCCCGAGCTCTGCCGAAGAAGAGCTTTCAGACACCCTTTCACTTGATGATCTCCTTGTAAAAAATCCTCAGGCTACTTTTCTACTAAAGGTCTCAGGCTACTCAATGTCAGAGGCTGGCATACTTCCCGGAGACATGGTTATCGTTGATAAAGGACAGTCTCCCAAGAACGGGGATATTGTGATTGCAGAGGTTGACGGAGAATGGACCATGAAATATCTGGATAAAAGCGGAGACGGCGTAACCCTTATGCCTGCGAATCCTAAATTTAAACCGATAAAGCCCAAAAAAGAACTGAAGATAGCGGGCGTTGTAACAGCCGTGATAAGGAAATACAGGTGA
- a CDS encoding CCA tRNA nucleotidyltransferase, which yields MKNIRKIVLGNKINSKVFSLGREAYIVGGYLRDILIGKKSRDLDYVVRGDIRQFAGLVYAALGLTPGKGTTVELKKEQMIRIVLKNGITLDFTELKDSIRDNLSGRDFTMNAIAWSPETGLIDPFNGIKDIAKHRIKAISIDNFKNDPLRLLRAYRFVSELGWKAEPETRKMVRHLRKEIRKSAPERITLEFFKLLNFKNFYNALKTASDDGLLECFLSIPRKRLFENIRTIPSLELCIKKLPLNFKRNIEKPFSQELTLHGLLRLEQVLYSSALNKNRLRLSRIIFERLKMVHELLSKSEKQDIFSQENLFNTFFKAKDSAFDLLILSGNVKLLSQLERFKKIWKRSLLASEEIMEITGLKGGVKLGKLIYGLKKMQFEGKLKTKKEAEKWLKSISP from the coding sequence ATGAAAAACATCAGAAAAATAGTCCTTGGAAACAAAATCAACTCAAAGGTATTCTCCCTTGGCAGAGAGGCCTATATAGTCGGAGGGTATCTGAGGGATATCCTCATTGGGAAAAAATCAAGGGACCTTGATTATGTCGTCAGAGGAGACATAAGGCAATTTGCCGGACTCGTTTATGCCGCTCTTGGGCTGACACCAGGGAAGGGAACAACCGTTGAACTCAAGAAAGAACAAATGATAAGGATTGTTCTCAAAAATGGGATTACGCTTGATTTTACAGAACTGAAAGACAGTATTAGAGATAACCTCAGCGGCAGGGATTTCACAATGAACGCTATTGCATGGTCGCCTGAGACAGGGCTCATCGATCCGTTTAACGGTATAAAAGACATCGCAAAGCACAGGATTAAAGCTATATCAATAGATAATTTCAAGAACGACCCGTTAAGGCTGCTCAGGGCTTATCGCTTTGTTTCAGAACTTGGCTGGAAAGCAGAGCCGGAGACAAGAAAAATGGTAAGGCATCTGAGAAAAGAAATCAGAAAATCTGCTCCTGAAAGGATTACGCTTGAGTTTTTTAAGCTCCTTAATTTCAAAAACTTCTATAATGCCCTGAAAACAGCATCGGATGACGGGCTGCTTGAATGTTTCCTGTCCATCCCACGCAAAAGACTGTTTGAGAATATCAGGACTATTCCTTCCCTTGAATTGTGCATTAAAAAACTTCCCTTAAACTTCAAACGAAATATTGAAAAACCTTTTTCTCAGGAACTAACGCTTCACGGGCTTCTCCGGCTTGAGCAGGTTCTTTACAGTTCAGCATTGAACAAAAACAGACTGCGATTAAGCAGGATTATATTCGAGAGGCTCAAGATGGTTCATGAGCTTCTATCTAAATCAGAAAAACAGGACATATTTTCTCAGGAAAATCTTTTTAACACTTTCTTTAAAGCAAAAGATTCTGCCTTTGACCTTCTCATACTCTCAGGAAATGTAAAACTTCTTAGTCAATTAGAGAGATTTAAAAAGATATGGAAAAGAAGCCTTCTCGCTTCAGAGGAGATTATGGAGATAACAGGGCTTAAAGGAGGGGTAAAGCTCGGAAAGCTCATTTACGGATTGAAAAAGATGCAGTTTGAAGGTAAGCTTAAGACGAAAAAAGAGGCAGAGAAATGGCTAAAAAGTATTTCTCCATAG
- a CDS encoding DUF1016 domain-containing protein, whose product MNKNIPTNMTGYAELLTTLKERIRASQVRAVMSVNRELVLLYWQIGQEILTRQANENWGSKVIDRLAADLRREFPDMQGFSPRNLKYMRAFAAAYRDEAFVQEVLAQITWYHNITLLDKVKGSTEREWYIRETIKNGWSRNILVLQIKSDLYRRQGNAISNFRKTLPPPQSDLAHQVLKDPYVFDFLTLDKETHERALEKELVNHITKFLLELGAGFAFVGKQFRMEISGQDFYIDLLFYHTRLHCYVVVELKVGEFKPEYAGQINFYLSALDDLVKAPEDNPSIGIILCATKDRILAEYALRDMRKPIGVAEWKTKLTRSLPAKLKKNLPTIEEIEAELAKEARK is encoded by the coding sequence ATGAATAAAAATATTCCAACAAATATGACTGGTTACGCAGAGCTTTTAACCACTCTAAAAGAACGGATACGCGCATCGCAAGTACGTGCTGTCATGTCGGTGAATCGTGAGTTGGTGCTGCTTTATTGGCAAATCGGGCAGGAAATTCTTACAAGACAGGCAAATGAAAACTGGGGGTCGAAAGTTATTGACCGCCTTGCAGCCGACCTTAGACGGGAATTTCCTGATATGCAGGGCTTCTCGCCTCGCAATCTCAAGTATATGCGCGCCTTTGCTGCTGCATATCGGGATGAAGCATTTGTGCAAGAGGTGCTTGCACAAATTACGTGGTACCACAATATTACCCTTCTGGATAAAGTTAAAGGCTCTACTGAACGAGAATGGTATATACGTGAAACTATTAAAAACGGCTGGTCCCGGAACATTCTTGTCCTGCAGATAAAAAGCGATCTTTACCGTAGACAAGGCAATGCAATCAGCAATTTCAGAAAAACTCTCCCGCCGCCACAATCTGATCTTGCACATCAAGTGCTGAAAGACCCTTATGTCTTTGATTTTCTCACTCTTGACAAAGAAACTCACGAACGCGCTCTTGAAAAGGAACTTGTCAATCACATCACAAAATTCCTGCTTGAACTGGGAGCCGGCTTTGCTTTTGTAGGTAAACAGTTTCGCATGGAAATATCAGGACAGGACTTCTATATAGACCTTCTTTTTTATCATACGCGACTGCATTGCTACGTTGTGGTTGAGTTGAAAGTCGGAGAATTCAAGCCTGAATATGCAGGGCAAATAAATTTTTATCTGTCAGCCCTTGATGATCTCGTAAAAGCGCCTGAAGATAATCCCTCTATCGGCATCATTTTGTGTGCCACAAAAGACAGAATTCTTGCAGAATATGCCCTGCGCGATATGAGGAAACCCATTGGTGTAGCTGAATGGAAGACAAAGCTTACGCGCTCTTTACCCGCTAAGCTGAAAAAGAATCTGCCCACGATTGAGGAGATAGAGGCGGAGTTGGCGAAAGAGGCGAGAAAATAA
- a CDS encoding DUF3368 domain-containing protein, with protein sequence MPEILFDCCVLSNFALSDSFHVIKKLYVNSSYATNFVMAENLRGILGGHNKLVRVNEAIKEGWLKEIALKGEKEKALFETLSVSLGFGEASSIAAAKTRGYVFACDDRAARREADLLGVKLTGTIGIIIKAVKKKALSGHEVDVILNRMIANGFYSPVKSIKDIL encoded by the coding sequence ATGCCTGAGATTTTATTTGATTGCTGTGTGTTAAGCAATTTTGCGTTGTCAGATTCTTTCCATGTCATCAAAAAACTCTATGTAAATTCTTCGTATGCAACTAATTTTGTGATGGCTGAAAATCTGAGGGGAATACTCGGCGGCCATAATAAACTTGTGAGAGTTAACGAAGCCATAAAAGAGGGCTGGCTTAAAGAGATAGCATTAAAAGGCGAAAAAGAAAAGGCTTTGTTCGAGACGCTTTCCGTATCTCTCGGCTTCGGCGAGGCGTCCAGCATTGCTGCGGCAAAGACAAGGGGTTATGTATTTGCCTGTGATGACAGGGCGGCGAGGAGAGAGGCAGATTTACTGGGAGTGAAACTGACAGGAACAATAGGCATTATTATAAAGGCAGTTAAAAAGAAAGCTTTAAGCGGCCATGAGGTGGATGTGATATTAAATCGGATGATTGCGAATGGATTTTATTCGCCTGTAAAATCAATAAAGGATATTTTGTAA
- a CDS encoding nucleotidyltransferase domain-containing protein: MSNDIRIKKIRKILRANPNIEFAYLFGSQAKGLAGERSDWDIAVYFKNDAKKLPQWTVFYLEAEISQEIGSEVQITALNDVDSPLFLFQIISDGLILVDTDSNKRILFEAETLKHYHDWQYFLRRQMTHR, translated from the coding sequence ATGAGCAACGATATCAGGATTAAAAAAATACGGAAAATACTCAGAGCAAATCCTAATATAGAGTTTGCATACTTATTTGGCTCACAGGCAAAGGGGCTTGCAGGTGAGCGAAGCGATTGGGACATTGCCGTTTATTTCAAGAATGACGCTAAAAAACTCCCGCAGTGGACGGTATTTTATCTTGAGGCTGAAATATCTCAAGAGATAGGCTCGGAGGTGCAGATTACGGCACTGAACGATGTTGACTCCCCTCTTTTTTTGTTTCAGATAATTAGCGACGGATTAATTCTGGTTGATACTGACAGCAACAAGAGAATACTCTTTGAAGCAGAGACGCTTAAACATTACCACGACTGGCAGTATTTTCTTAGAAGACAGATGACGCATAGATAG
- a CDS encoding DUF4388 domain-containing protein: protein MSLVGRLEDLALSDIFQILSIGKKTGTLVINGVSGNAMIVFRNGLVVRAETTQLDGTLGHDLLKSGTIKESSLLMALEVKKKLPAKSVAEILFDLGAVNKDTLEKASKKRIEKAVYHLLLWHDGDFQFEIEDLELKDSIQIEDLGWEVSKGISPEYLLMEGARVYDESAQQEFVSNEELTGETAEEGGWESDWGGPAVAERKDISALKSLTQELRFPNSASEITLLILRFASDIFQRGVLFMAGENEMAGLGQFGLEIERADEKIRETALPLKDSPFLTKIINEARSYKGPMEKDKITEMMIKELGGGWPSEVGVFPIIAEGRVAAMLYCDNMPAGEPIAETEGLEIFISQAGLAFEKSLLQRRLNEMQKTMENKTKT, encoded by the coding sequence ATGAGTCTTGTTGGAAGGCTTGAAGACCTGGCCCTTTCTGATATTTTCCAGATACTGAGTATCGGGAAAAAAACAGGGACGCTTGTAATCAATGGGGTATCAGGAAACGCGATGATTGTGTTCCGGAACGGTCTTGTTGTCAGGGCTGAGACTACTCAACTTGACGGAACGCTGGGGCACGACCTCCTTAAAAGCGGGACCATAAAAGAATCATCGCTCCTGATGGCTCTGGAAGTAAAAAAAAAGCTGCCCGCAAAGTCTGTCGCAGAGATACTTTTTGATCTCGGCGCTGTAAATAAAGATACACTTGAGAAGGCTTCTAAGAAGAGAATAGAGAAAGCTGTTTATCATCTTCTGCTCTGGCATGACGGTGATTTTCAGTTTGAGATTGAGGACCTTGAACTGAAAGACAGTATACAGATAGAGGATCTTGGATGGGAAGTCTCAAAGGGAATCAGCCCTGAGTATCTTCTTATGGAGGGTGCGAGGGTATATGATGAATCTGCACAGCAGGAATTTGTTTCTAATGAGGAACTGACAGGAGAAACGGCAGAGGAAGGCGGATGGGAATCAGACTGGGGCGGGCCTGCAGTTGCAGAGAGGAAAGACATCTCAGCCCTCAAGTCGCTTACGCAGGAATTAAGATTCCCGAATTCAGCTTCTGAGATAACGCTTCTCATACTCAGATTTGCGAGCGATATTTTCCAGAGAGGCGTTTTGTTTATGGCCGGAGAAAATGAGATGGCAGGGCTGGGACAGTTCGGGCTTGAGATAGAAAGAGCTGACGAGAAGATAAGAGAGACGGCGCTTCCGCTGAAAGACAGTCCGTTTCTCACAAAGATTATTAATGAGGCGCGTTCGTACAAGGGACCGATGGAAAAAGACAAAATAACGGAAATGATGATAAAGGAACTTGGAGGAGGCTGGCCGTCTGAAGTCGGGGTTTTCCCTATCATTGCAGAAGGGAGAGTTGCCGCGATGCTTTATTGCGACAATATGCCGGCAGGCGAGCCTATTGCTGAGACAGAGGGGCTTGAGATATTTATAAGCCAGGCCGGGCTTGCGTTTGAAAAATCACTTCTTCAGCGCAGGCTCAATGAAATGCAAAAAACTATGGAGAACAAGACAAAGACATGA